GCAAAAGCCTTAGGCATAGATAAAAATCTAAATGCTAAAGATTTACTTGGTGATGAAATTTGGATTGAGGATAATGGCATTCATTTTAAGCCTGAATATATAATTACATCTCCCAGAGTTGGTGTAGATTATGCCGAAGACCATGCGTTGTTGCCTTGGCGATTTTACATCAAGGGCAATAAATATGTAAGCAAACCAAATTCTTAGTGAATTTCATTCTGGACCTGTAGAAGGATTATTTCTTAAAACCTTTCCACATATCTGATGTTTATAAATCAAATACATCTTTTATGAAAAATGAAAAAAATATAGCCATACTTAAAGAAATGGCAGAAAAGGTAAGAATTTGTATGCTTACTACTTTAAGCAGTGAAGATGAGTTTAGCAGTAGACCAATGGGTACAGCTAAAATAGAAGACGATGGTAGCATTTGGTTCTTTACCAACGAGTATTCGTTAAAAAGTAAAGAGATTTCTAAGGAGAATGAAGTTAATTTGGCATATAGCGAGCCATCGAGCAATACTTACATTTCAGTAAATGGAAAAGCTGAATTGGTTGATGACCAAGCTAGGAAGGAAGCATATTTCTCTCCGCCCATTAAAGCTTGGTTTCCAGAAGGTGCGGATGACCCGAATTTAATACTAATTAAAGTAACGCCAAGTGTAGCAGAATATTGGGATGCGAATGCCAGTAAAATGGTGGTAGCGTTTAAGATGTTAAAAGCAATTGTAACGGGAGATGCACCCGATTTGGGTAAACACGATACTATTAAATTTTAATCAATTTAATATGTTAATGAAAAGTCTAGCCTTACGGTTAGGCTTTTTTTGTAATATTGCGGTATGAATTTCGAGAATAATTTAGACTTTGCTCAAGCTTTAGATCAACAAGATGTTTTAAGAGAAATGCGTAATGAATTTTTGTTTCCGCAACAAAATGGTAATCCATTTATCTACTTGTGTGGTAATTCTTTAGGCTTACAACCTAAAGCAGCAAGAGAGGTGTTGGAAGTACAATTAAATAACTGGCAAAACCTTGCAGTTGAAGGTTGGTTTGATGGAGATTCGCCTTGGATGTTTTACCATAAAGAACTGAAAAAGTTAATGGCTCCAATTGTTGGTGCTAAACCCTCGGAAGTTTGCCCAATGAATACTTTAACCGTTAACCTTCATTTGTTAATGGTTAGTTTTTATCAGCCAAAAGCGAAAAAATATAAAATCATAATGGAAGCTGGTGCATTTCCATCAGACCAGTATGCTATAGAAAGTCAAGTTAGATTCCATGGTTTTGATCCTGCGGATGCCATTATTGAGGTTAAACCTAGGGATGGAGAATACATTTTAAGGACAGAAGACATTATCAGCGCAATTGAAGATAATGCAGATGAATTAGCTTTAGTGCTGTTTGGAGGTGTAAATTACTTCACAGGGCAGTGGTTTGATATGTCGGCAATAACTAAGGCCGGACATAAGATTGGTGCAATTGTAGGCTTTGATTTAGCTCATGCCGCAGGTAATGTACCATTGCAATTACACGATTGGGATATAGATTTTGCTTGTTGGTGTTCGTATAAATACCAAAATGCTGGGCCTGGTGGAATAAGCGGAATATTTGTACACGAAAAACATTTTACTGATATTACTTTAAATCGATTTGCGGGATGGTGGGGTTATAAAGAAGAGCAGCGATTTAAAATGGAAAAAGGATTTATTCCTGAACTTGGTGCAGACGGTTGGCAAGTAAGCTGTACGCAGGTAATGCCAATGGCTTTATACCACGCTTCACTCCAATTGTTCGAAAAAGCAGGATTTATAGATACATTAAGAACTAAAAGTAAAA
The sequence above is drawn from the Pedobacter frigiditerrae genome and encodes:
- a CDS encoding pyridoxamine 5'-phosphate oxidase family protein, producing MKNEKNIAILKEMAEKVRICMLTTLSSEDEFSSRPMGTAKIEDDGSIWFFTNEYSLKSKEISKENEVNLAYSEPSSNTYISVNGKAELVDDQARKEAYFSPPIKAWFPEGADDPNLILIKVTPSVAEYWDANASKMVVAFKMLKAIVTGDAPDLGKHDTIKF
- the kynU gene encoding kynureninase codes for the protein MNFENNLDFAQALDQQDVLREMRNEFLFPQQNGNPFIYLCGNSLGLQPKAAREVLEVQLNNWQNLAVEGWFDGDSPWMFYHKELKKLMAPIVGAKPSEVCPMNTLTVNLHLLMVSFYQPKAKKYKIIMEAGAFPSDQYAIESQVRFHGFDPADAIIEVKPRDGEYILRTEDIISAIEDNADELALVLFGGVNYFTGQWFDMSAITKAGHKIGAIVGFDLAHAAGNVPLQLHDWDIDFACWCSYKYQNAGPGGISGIFVHEKHFTDITLNRFAGWWGYKEEQRFKMEKGFIPELGADGWQVSCTQVMPMALYHASLQLFEKAGFIDTLRTKSKTLTSYLFYIINEVNSKLGEEQFKIITPSKEEDRGAQVSIIAKEDGKKIFDQLVAHHVLGDWREPNVIRLSPVPLYNSFEDVFKTGELLLTISQNLK